In the genome of Vicia villosa cultivar HV-30 ecotype Madison, WI linkage group LG7, Vvil1.0, whole genome shotgun sequence, one region contains:
- the LOC131618108 gene encoding PRA1 family protein F3-like codes for MTTTYGTIPTSPTPPKLEYITRGKQRIKAGLGTRRPWKTMFDIRSLGIPARGLPEAISRIRDNISYFRMNYTMVMLLILFLSLLWHPYSLIVFVLLMAAWLFFYFLRDQPVIIWGRLVDDRLVVVVMAFVTVALLLLTHATVNIVAAVSVAVVVVVVHAVFRRTEDLFFEEEEQVIVSVAS; via the coding sequence ATGACAACAACCTACGGCACAATCCCAACCTCCCCAACACCACCAAAACTCGAATACATAACACGcggaaaacaaagaatcaaagcCGGCTTAGGAACTCGCCGACCATGGAAAACCATGTTCGATATCCGCTCACTCGGTATCCCCGCCCGCGGCTTACCAGAAGCAATATCACGGATCCGTGATAACATCTCATATTTCCGCATGAACTACACTATGGTCATGCTTCTCATTTTGTTTCTGAGCCTATTATGGCACCCTTACTCGCTCATTGTTTTCGTTCTTCTAATGGCGGCTTGGTTGTTCTTCTACTTTCTTCGTGATCAGCCGGTGATTATATGGGGTAGGCTTGTCGATGATCGACTTGTGGTTGTTGTTATGGCGTTTGTTACGGTGGCGCTGTTGCTTCTTACACACGCTACTGTGAATATTGTTGCGGCGGTTAGTGTTGCGGTTGTGGTTGTTGTGGTGCATGCTGTGTTTAGGAGGACGGAGGATTTGTTCTTTGAGGAGGAAGAGCAAGTTATTGTTTCTGTTGCTTCATGA
- the LOC131618107 gene encoding phospholipase D alpha 4-like, producing the protein MEETPTLLHGTIEATIFKASPYTPFPLFNCICTNGKPAYVTIKIDNKKVAKTSKERNRIWNQTFHIQCAHPADSVITITLKTSNSKLGKYSIKAQQLLNEASIINGFFPLLAENEKPNPKLKLKFILWFKPAKLEESLAKVLSNEEFQGLKDAKFPQRFNCQVKLYHDAHHSPTFQPPFDPCGTPNNLWEDIYKAIEGAKHIVYIAAWSLNPNIVLVRDPHTKIQHARGMSLGELLKKKADEGVAVRLMLWDDEASLALVKNKGVMKTQDEDALTYFNHTQVICEKCPRLHHKFPTLFAHNQNTITVDIKVAKSVSDREIMSFVGGLDLCAGRYDTEQHSLFQTLIKESHCYDFYQPNIEGASLNKGGPRVPWHDAHACVIGEAAWDVLTNFEQRWTKQCDPSLLVPTSTLVNIMPRRNSNTSKESNWKVQVYRSIDHASVGDFCGNFTAEKSIHDAYVEAIRHAERFIYIENEYFIGGCQWWGKDKHCGCTNLIPIEIALKVVSKIKAKERFAAYIVIPMWPEGVPESESVQDILHWTRETVAVMYRLIGEALKESGEIGHPRDYLNFFCLANRENKGKGEYLPLDSPHPNTQYWHAQKNRRFMVYVHSKLMIVDDMYILLGSANMNQRSMDGKGDTEIAIGCFQSQDEVKKQMNLGDVHAYRMSLWYEHTNSFNELFLEPQSLECVKRMCSIGDQMWEIFSSEEIVDMEGVHLVTYPMRVTQEGYVKDLSNGVYFPDTNSLVKGKRSTLPPNIMAPPNDEIHEEILEGLNEEEEEDPIPKPRAKRNTNKPKHFENYVMPKCKKGGRK; encoded by the exons ATGGAGGAAACGCCCACACTCCTTCATGGAACAATTGAAGCTACCATCTTTAAGGCCTCACCTTACACACCATTTCCCCTCTTCAAC TGCATATGTACAAATGGAAAGCCTGCATATGTGACCATCAAGATAGACAACAAAAAGGTTGCGAAAACAAGCAAAGAAAGAAACCGTATTTGGAACCAAACCTTTCACATTCAATGTGCTCATCCAGCTGATTCAGTTATCACCATTACATTGAAAACTTCAAATTCCAAGTTAGGAAAATACAGTATCAAAGCCCAACAACTTTTAAATGAAGCAAGTATAATCAACGGATTCTTCCCTCTCCTCGCGGAAAATGAAAAACCAAACCCGAAACTTAAGTTGAAGTTTATATTATGGTTCAAGCCTGCAAAGTTGGAAGAGAGTTTGGCAAAAGTACTAAGCAATGAGGAATTTCAAGGGCTAAAGGATGCAAAATTTCCACAAAGGTTTAATTGTCAAGTCAAACTTTATCATGATGCTCATCATTCTCCTACCTTTCAACCTCCCTTTGATCCATGTGGTACTCCAAACAACCTATGGGAGGATATCTATAAGGCCATTGAAGGTGCAAAGCATATAGTTTATATTGCAGCTTGGTCCCTCAATCCCAATATAGTTTTG GTAAGAGATCCTCATACAAAAATCCAACATGCAAGAGGAATGAGTTTAGGTGAGCTGTTGAAAAAGAAGGCAGATGAAGGAGTGGCTGTGAGACTTATGCTTTGGGATGATGAAGCATCATTGGCCTTAGTTAAGAACAAAGGTGTAATGAAAACACAAGATGAGGATGCTCTTACTTATTTCAATCACACACAAGTAATTTGCGAAAAGTGTCCTAGATTACACCACAAGTTTCCAACACTATTTGCTCACAATCAGAACACTATAACAGTTGACATAAAAGTGGCTAAATCGGTTAGCGATAGAGAGATTATGAGCTTTGTTGGTGGTTTAGATTTGTGTGCTGGTAGATATGATACAGAACAGCATTCATTGTTTCAAACACTCATTAAGGAATCACATTGTTATGACTTTTACCAACCAAACATTGAAGGAGCTAGCCTTAACAAAGGAGGACCAAGAGTGCCTTGGCATGATGCGCATGCTTGTGTTATCGGTGAAGCTGCCTGGGATGTCTTAACAAATTTTGAGCAAAGATGGACCAAGCAATGTGATCCCTCTCTTCTAGTCCCTACTAGCACCTTGGTAAATATCATGCCTCGAAGAAACTCAAACACTTCGAAAGAAAGTAATTGGAAAGTTCAAGTTTATAGGTCGATTGATCATGCTTCTGTTGGTGATTTCTGTGGAAATTTCACTGCGGAGAAGAGTATCCATGATGCTTATGTTGAAGCAATTAGGCATGCTGAGAGGTTTATATACATTGAAAACGAATACTTCATAGGTGGATGCCAATGGTGGGGAAAAGATAAGCATTGCGGTTGCACGAATCTAATTCCAATTGAAATTGCATTAAAAGTGGTAAGTAAGATCAAAGCAAAGGAAAGATTTGCAGCATATATAGTTATACCAATGTGGCCAGAAGGAGTGCCTGAAAGTGAATCTGTTCAAGATATACTGCATTGGACTAGAGAAACTGTGGCAGTGATGTATAGGTTGATTGGTGAAGCATTGAAAGAAAGTGGTGAAATAGGACATCCAAGAGACTATTTGAATTTCTTTTGTCTTGCAAATAGAGAGAATAAGGGAAAAGGGGAGTATCTTCCACTGGATTCTCCCCATCCTAATACACAATACTGGCAtgcacaaaaaaatagaagattcATGGTTTATGTACATTCCAAGCTCATGATAG TGGATGACATGTACATATTACTAGGTTCAGCTAACATGAATCAAAGATCCATGGATGGGAAAGGGGACACTGAGATTGCCATAGGATGCTTCCAATCTCAAGATGAAGTTAAGAAACAAATGAACCTTGGTGATGTTCATGCATACAGAATGTCTTTATGGTATGAGCACACAAATAGTTTCAATGAATTGTTCTTGGAGCCACAAAGTTTGGAATGTGTGAAGAGGATGTGTTCCATTGGAGATCAAATGTGGGAAATCTTCAGCAGTGAAGAAATTGTAGACATGGAAGGTGTGCACCTTGTTACTTACCCAATGAGAGTAACTCAAGAAGGGTATGTGAAAGACTTGAGTAATGGAGTTTATTTTCCTGATACAAACTCTCTAGTGAAGGGGAAGAGATCTACATTGCCCCCTAATATAATGGCACCACCAAATGATGAAATTCATGAAGAGATACTTGAAGGCCTaaatgaagaggaagaggaagatccAATCCCTAAACCAAGGGCCAAGAGAAACACTAACAAGCCCAAACATTTTGAGAATTATGTGATGCCAAAATGTAAGAAAGGGGGTAGGAAGTAG